The sequence aaaatataaatctattattttttactataataaaagattacattttttcttttatattagaattgtttaattttacaatatttttaattaagaaaaataataactctTTATCTACAAGATAGctgtataaatatacatgtatttccattgttcttttatattttaaaagcgcataaagatatataaataaaatataaatataaagtataaaaaatcatatataattttaaatttatttttgtaaatattttcaacaaatttatataaaaagcaataaaaaaaaaataattttttgtaaatccAATAATATTCCTAAAcgttccaaaaaaaaaaagaatatatatatatatatatatatatattaatattcgAACAGAAcaattctaaatttttataatcaaTAATTTccataataaaattgaaataaaatgacTTCTTTAGTTCATAGGGATTTTATTTCAGAattagtataaatataatatatgctgTGAAAATTGGTGCATTAGCTTATACAATGTATATAGTTATTAATTTGTTGCTTATCATCCAAAAAATGATCTTTCGGCtatatatagtttatacCCTCTAAAAATTacgttataattaaaaaatataaatatttgtactaCATACAACAGTATTGATAggaattaaagaaaaaaaaaataaaataacacaaattttttatatgacacatgttttattaaaatgtgaCATGAACCTACGACATGAAAAGAATTTACacagtaaaatataaaattcatattcTAGGATTCAATTAACGTACAaacgtttttattttaaaacgtATTATCCAATTTAAcagttttatataattgtaccatcttattttaattgacatattattgtttttatataatataaaataatgcattctttttattatttctaaagtgaaatttatgaaaatttaagaattaacaaataatgtaatatatatatactaaaaaaaaatttttatataagatcCTGATATACGCATTAATATCAATTTCATGGGAACCGGGCACCGACAATTTTACTATATACTTATctaaaatatagataataaaataaatacaatttaataatatatgtaaaaaatttaagatatccaaatatttcaataaaaaaaaacttttattaaggaatcaaaaaaaaaaaaacattgcttaaaactttttaaataaatatgctattatataacatataaaaattactatttgttttatatacacattaaaatattgctatttttattaaatcatGTGTAACTATAACTTTTGTAGAAATATtctaataagaataaaaacaattatataatcttggaatatcttttaaataaaaacctTTGAATCTTCATATACTATGCctgtttttctattttacaTAACTCATTTCTTTGCattatactttttctttcttcctTAGGTTATAcaatatttaagaaatttatttcatagaTATCGTACAATTTCTCCTgattattattcaaatatattttgaatttgtctttattaatatatagtatGTATTATTCTACCACTTGATAGCATTCGTCTATGTTATTATCACTATCTAAGGAATTTATGTATGCATCATTTTCTCTTATCCATTCTTTCAATTCTTCTCTGAAACAGTCTTCTCCCTcataatcataatttttattattttttatattccctAAAACATCTCCGTTAACATCAGCTAAGTTTTTCTCAATTTCTGGTTTAATATCTGAATTTACTTCTGTCATCCATTCATTTATGGAATTATCGAAATGCGATTccttattttctatatactCTTCCTTTTTACATTCTTCTAATACCATCATAAATACTAGTGTACACAGTTTTTCTagtaattttgttttaaaatatttatataattcttcataattttctttgttttccaattctttattcataaataatatatcatcCTTTCTTCCTTCATTTTCATATGTATctatcatattatatatttcctcTCTCAATTTTTCAAACAAGTCCTCTtccaaatatttttctacaaTAGTACCCTTCCTTGATACCCAACGTCtccatatatctttttttctttctaaaaatggatcttttttattttcatttgaaagatattttcttaatttttcactattttttatgtatgatCTTTCTTCTTTCCAATCATTTTTCAGATTGTTAAACCAATCCTTTTTTCTCAATTTTTCCAAAAACATTTTATGTCTTTCCACCCATTTATTCCATAgacttttttgtttttcaatttcattggtacttttaatattatccATTACTACTTCATCATCTTTTAAGTTAGTGTAGGttctattttctttttttgttaatacttCTTGGCATATTGCTAAAAATTCTCCTTTGTTATATTCCCATTCTTTATTTCTGCATTCTTCCAGTATTTCCATATGTACTTCTATAATAGTTATAGATCTGTCCTTTTTTCCGTATgatacattttcatttttgttcatattatgttcttgtatttttatttttttaatgatttcTTCATCTTCATTTATTGGGTGTTCCAAATGATTATGtcttaaaaatttacttcTGTTATAATAGGAAGGTACTAATATTCTCAGAAATTTAActtctcttctttttatctttttcttttttttaaacataccTATTAAAACATACTACAatttaatagaaatatatttataaaataaaatattacattaattacaagtttatgttatttttaatattttagttttattttactttaataaaaaaggaaaatactATAATAACTAGAAAGCTTGTTAAAATATACGATATGTGGGCGTTATATTGATTTCCTTCTGTATCTGcaatatcttttaaaatttatatattatttagtatagttatttcaaaaatataaaagtaagtAACATAAGTGATACCTAGTCTTTTAGAGGGTGTAATAAAAAGAGAACTTGAATCAGGATTTAATGCTTCAACAGATGGTATAGTAGTTATATGACCAGTAGTTCCTCCTAATCCACGAGTAGTTGGACGTTGTTCTACAGGATCAGATTCAGTCATTGAAGAAGTTTGTTCAGAATTTTTAGGAAACATTGATTTTTCATCTTCATGGATTGAGGAATCTACAGCTGATCCAGGTAATTCTCCTGCACTTATAGTTTCAGATGTTTGAAGTGATGATGCCCCTGAAGTTGAAGCTTTTTCTTGTAGTGTACTTTGATTTTCAGACGCATTTCCTCTTACTCTTAAGGATATGCATTCTCCTTTTCCTTCTCCTCTTATCTCTTTTCCATCTTCTTCAAGTGGAACTGAAACTGAAGGTAAAGTTTCAGAAAGTTCACTATATATCTCAGGATTCAGCAAGTTATTAATTGGTATTGAAAATTTCAATTTCCTTTGTACAGATGaggaatttttttgaatgagTTGTCTCTTTTcctcaaaataatttttcctgTCATTAAtccaaatattatattcgtTAAATATTTGCATACAGCTCTGATCATTATTACAactatatgtattattttcgATGAGGAATGGTTTTAATCGCCTGAGgtctctaatttttttttcatgaaaATCTTTTACGTCATAACTTAATTCTAAAAGATTTCTCTCATTCTGCTCTATAATCATAGGGCGTTCCCCATGTCTAGTTAGATCTTTATATCGAATTTGATACCAATTCTTTAGTGCTAGGTCCCATTTAGATTGATCAAGATATTCGGGTGCGTGGTTTTTCTCAATTATATAATCAGCCAGATCTAAgcaattttttctaaattctcttttatttttctcaacTCTTAAGGAagaagttatatttttaatatgttttccTATGCTTCTAAATATGggatttaaaatatattgcacTGACGAGTAACCAAATCCGTGCAAACCCTagattcaaaaaaattattaggaATTATTTAAgccttaatttttaattaacttatcttttgtttttaccacaaacttaaaaattggatataaatttagatatattaaaaaacattaaattttACCAAATCCATGATGAAGCTACATTATTACTATAGGTAATTCTAAATAACTATCTTAActaacaataaaattatataatattttatttatagttagagtaatattaaattccaatatattaattaaatgaaattctaaaattataaacattaaAGGAATTTATGCGagaactataaaaaaatttaacatattaatatttattttatattcttcttatcctttttatattaaaaacttaTGCCACAAGAAGGAATATATTCTAATCCTAATATgatattaaacaaatataagtatatatttttatgtaaaatatatacatcttttataaagaaaaaaccCAATagctaataataaaaaattacaacagAAGTAACATTAATAAGAAATAcatcatttatacataaaattaacaataatatacgtaatataacattttttttttattttttagtactAACGCCTATATTTATAGATATTTTTACGTGAAAGCAAATGATAACTTTTAATCTATTACTTGTTCagaaacatataatttataagcAAAATCGTTATAAGAACTTATAGTATGTTCCTCTTTATTGtcttttgtaatttatttttgatatagatcgttataatgttatagcattataaaaaaatttttatatatacttttatctCTTGAtaagaattaataatatataaattatacgaATCTGTTGATATATTTGAGGcaaatatatggaaataatatatacaaaaaggtctaatcattatatacatatgaattacctaaatttaattacttgtggtaaatattatgaaatttaCTAGTTTTAAattagtataatttattatatataagttttctattggatatatatattgccACATTTGGATACGGATGATTCCATTAGGactaaattttaattagtaAAATGGACATTaacgtatatttattaatataaataaatttaactacttattaaaaataagaaaaatttttaggttatacttataaacaaatttattatactatatggttaaaaaaaaaagtaaatgttGTTAGAACATTacaatacaaaataaaattattataattttatgtaaatggaatattatattaaattaaacaaaaatgttGAAGTTtcgtaataatttttctcagattattaatataaatgttcaaataaatagattaaaatttgtttttttttttttcagtttttaCTGCATTTGATAACTATATGAATATATCTCCTTAACACTGttagtaaatattatttactataaaaaaaaaaataatcatatattattttttacaatatttttaagacaTTAAttggaaaaagaaattatagaacaatttaaacatattatatatattacatgttATTCCACtataatgtaaatttatatctaaTTTTAACACTTCAATTGTATTGGGTaaataaaagattaaaaaatattgaaaaaattatataaaaaatatatattaataaataattaattttttaataattttttcatgtaaacagttaaatttattatagttAAGTTTATTCATTCTATTTAagatttaatgaaataaagcatttttaacttttcagtttataaatatacaattttttgttccttcAAAAACAcaatctttttattttaatctcTTACGAtatatgcaatttttttttttgaaatatgtTGTTTAATAACCGTATACattggaatatatataaatataatgttattgtattataggatattatatatttaagttgTAATTGAATACAATAGATAACAAACTTAAAATTGTATTTGAACATGtacaaacataaaaaattatatgtttttcccaaaataaatttagatTATGAAAACAAGTAAAATTTGctttcaaaaatttatataaccaaattttttctttttaaaggtattttttattattttgcttttataaatgttcataattattttatagtatCGCAATTTATACTTTGCATTTCATTAAAAGtaatgataaattaataaaaattcaaacgTATTATTgaatattctattttttcatagcatcatgaatatattatttatttaaaaaataatatttaacattaaaatagATTTTTTTGACATTGAAACATTTCACATTAAACACATCAACAGTATTACATTACACATTAAACTTCACAATTTctagatacatatatactagAAAACAAtcctatataatatttttcgaTTACTTCATATAAcacaatataattttctcatatttaatttgtataaatgaaaaatttaagtaactttcatatatattattttaaaaaaatacacttaagtattaaaattttatagttcatattatttcCCTCTGCAATCTgtcattataaatatattccaaTAGTTCAAGCAGTATTAAAGcataatatagtaaaaaattataacataaaaatttattttaccttaaatattttttaattttacgttttattttttagaaatacaAGTAAATATAGAGTCTGCTAACACTATACAAGAAATTTGTCTATATGTTtgatttttgtaaaaattcaataaattatatccccattatcttaatataaaatattagtagtattgttaatattcaattaaaattttttaatgatattgaaatacatatttttgttctctataaatctttttaatataaaattctattttatagCATTTGTATTTCAA comes from Plasmodium malariae genome assembly, chromosome: 7 and encodes:
- the PmUG01_07010900 gene encoding STP1 protein — translated: MDLGLHGFGYSSVQYILNPIFRSIGKHIKNITSSLRVEKNKREFRKNCLDLADYIIEKNHAPEYLDQSKWDLALKNWYQIRYKDLTRHGERPMIIEQNERNLLELSYDVKDFHEKKIRDLRRLKPFLIENNTYSCNNDQSCMQIFNEYNIWINDRKNYFEEKRQLIQKNSSSVQRKLKFSIPINNLLNPEIYSELSETLPSVSVPLEEDGKEIRGEGKGECISLRVRGNASENQSTLQEKASTSGASSLQTSETISAGELPGSAVDSSIHEDEKSMFPKNSEQTSSMTESDPVEQRPTTRGLGGTTGHITTIPSVEALNPDSSSLFITPSKRLDTEGNQYNAHISYILTSFLVIIVFSFFIKYVLIGMFKKKKKIKRREVKFLRILVPSYYNRSKFLRHNHLEHPINEDEEIIKKIKIQEHNMNKNENVSYGKKDRSITIIEVHMEILEECRNKEWEYNKGEFLAICQEVLTKKENRTYTNLKDDEVVMDNIKSTNEIEKQKSLWNKWVERHKMFLEKLRKKDWFNNLKNDWKEERSYIKNSEKLRKYLSNENKKDPFLERKKDIWRRWVSRKGTIVEKYLEEDLFEKLREEIYNMIDTYENEGRKDDILFMNKELENKENYEELYKYFKTKLLEKLCTLVFMMVLEECKKEEYIENKESHFDNSINEWMTEVNSDIKPEIEKNLADVNGDVLGNIKNNKNYDYEGEDCFREELKEWIRENDAYINSLDSDNNIDECYQVVE